Proteins co-encoded in one Cellulosilyticum sp. I15G10I2 genomic window:
- a CDS encoding YbaK/EbsC family protein, which produces MGVAEVKKFFHQNNFNKEIIFLEESSATVTLAAKALGVDEERIAKSIAFNVKDKSILIVASGIAKIDNKKFKTTFSTKAKMMSYEETLEKTGHPVGGVCPFGLPKEVEIYIDKSIVHFDTIYPAAGGVNAIVKMTPDELIDITGGKCIDVCKITI; this is translated from the coding sequence GTGGGAGTAGCAGAAGTTAAAAAATTTTTTCACCAAAATAATTTTAATAAGGAGATTATTTTTTTAGAAGAAAGCAGTGCAACAGTTACATTGGCAGCTAAAGCATTAGGGGTTGATGAAGAAAGGATTGCGAAATCAATAGCTTTTAATGTTAAAGACAAAAGTATTCTCATTGTTGCTTCAGGAATAGCTAAAATAGATAATAAAAAGTTCAAAACGACATTTAGTACTAAAGCTAAAATGATGTCTTATGAAGAAACGCTTGAAAAGACAGGTCACCCTGTTGGTGGTGTATGTCCTTTTGGACTGCCAAAAGAAGTAGAAATATATATAGATAAAAGCATTGTTCATTTTGATACTATTTATCCGGCAGCTGGAGGTGTTAATGCCATTGTAAAAATGACACCAGATGAGCTTATAGATATTACAGGGGGAAAATGTATAGATGTATGTAAGATAACTATTTAG
- the gloA gene encoding lactoylglutathione lyase translates to MKYKMLHTCLRVMDLDKSLAFYKDALGLIEVKRKDFVEHQFTLVFLTDEAGFYEVELTYNYNPEKPYEIGNGFSHLAVSTPDLEGSRQRHIELGYAVTDLKGLPGEKPRYYFVTDPDGYKVEVIRG, encoded by the coding sequence ATGAAATATAAAATGCTTCATACCTGTTTAAGAGTTATGGACTTAGATAAATCCTTAGCCTTTTACAAAGATGCACTGGGCTTAATAGAAGTTAAGAGAAAGGACTTTGTAGAACATCAATTTACTTTAGTTTTTTTAACAGATGAAGCTGGATTCTATGAAGTGGAACTTACTTATAATTATAATCCAGAAAAGCCTTACGAAATAGGTAATGGTTTCAGTCATTTAGCTGTGTCAACGCCAGATCTTGAAGGCTCTCGACAAAGACATATTGAGCTTGGTTATGCAGTAACCGATCTAAAGGGACTTCCGGGAGAAAAACCAAGGTATTATTTTGTAACAGATCCAGATGGCTATAAAGTTGAAGTAATACGAGGATAA
- a CDS encoding PadR family transcriptional regulator codes for MSITSDLIRGHTETIILAQLIVKDSYGYEINKAIQEKTDHQYELKEATLYSAFRRLEQAGFILSYWGDETTGARRRYYSITPLGKAAYTNNKKDWEEAKKLIDQLI; via the coding sequence ATGTCCATTACATCGGACTTAATAAGAGGGCATACAGAGACGATTATATTAGCACAATTGATAGTAAAGGATAGCTATGGTTATGAAATTAATAAAGCTATACAAGAAAAGACAGATCATCAGTATGAACTTAAAGAAGCTACTTTGTATAGTGCTTTTCGCAGACTAGAGCAAGCGGGTTTCATATTATCTTATTGGGGGGATGAGACAACTGGGGCGAGAAGACGTTACTATAGTATAACGCCTCTTGGCAAAGCTGCTTATACCAATAACAAAAAAGATTGGGAAGAAGCTAAAAAACTAATTGATCAGCTTATTTAA
- the ilvA gene encoding threonine ammonia-lyase — translation MSYDTHKTTLTLQHILAAKEKIKNTCVETKLIYSYELSKEFDNKVYLKPENLQITGSFKIRGALNKIMSLTNAEKSNGLIASSAGNHAQGVAYSGHSLGIDVTIVMPKTTPLIKVKATKNWGANVVLAGDVYDEAYEEARKLEQEKGYTFIHPFNDIDIMAGQGTIALEILEELPDTDIILVPIGGGGLISGIAIAAKAINPHIKVIGVESTGAQAMKLSMDSGKLVHLPYVDTIADGAAVKKPGHLAFDIIKDYVDEIITLDDHDLIEAIFLLVEKHKLVAEATGALSVAALKKLDVTDQKVVSVISGGNIDVLTMSSLLNHGLYSRGRLFCFSVKLKDTPGQLVKIAQILAQLGANVVKLDHNQFKALDRLTYVALEVTVETNGHHHIKEITSTLESEGYHIEVIY, via the coding sequence ATGTCCTATGATACCCATAAAACTACACTCACCTTACAGCATATTTTGGCTGCCAAAGAAAAAATTAAAAATACATGTGTTGAAACTAAGCTCATTTATAGCTATGAACTTAGCAAAGAATTTGATAATAAAGTTTATTTAAAACCTGAAAACCTACAAATAACAGGTTCTTTTAAAATACGCGGTGCACTTAACAAAATTATGAGCCTGACAAATGCTGAAAAAAGCAACGGACTTATTGCTTCGTCTGCAGGTAATCATGCACAGGGTGTTGCATACTCCGGCCACTCTCTCGGGATAGATGTAACGATTGTCATGCCAAAAACAACACCCCTTATTAAAGTAAAAGCAACTAAAAACTGGGGAGCAAATGTCGTTCTGGCTGGTGATGTATATGATGAGGCCTATGAAGAAGCTAGAAAACTGGAGCAAGAAAAGGGTTATACCTTCATTCACCCCTTCAATGATATAGATATTATGGCAGGTCAGGGTACAATAGCTCTTGAAATACTAGAAGAACTCCCTGATACCGATATTATTTTAGTACCTATTGGGGGGGGCGGTCTTATCAGTGGTATAGCTATTGCGGCTAAGGCGATTAATCCCCACATTAAAGTCATCGGTGTCGAATCAACAGGTGCACAGGCTATGAAGTTATCTATGGACTCTGGCAAGCTTGTACATCTTCCTTATGTGGATACCATTGCAGATGGTGCTGCTGTTAAAAAACCTGGGCATTTAGCATTTGATATTATTAAAGATTATGTGGATGAAATTATTACTTTAGATGACCACGACCTAATAGAAGCTATCTTTTTATTAGTTGAAAAACATAAACTTGTTGCTGAAGCAACAGGCGCACTTTCTGTAGCTGCTTTAAAGAAACTGGATGTGACTGATCAAAAGGTGGTTTCGGTTATTAGTGGGGGGAATATTGACGTCCTTACTATGTCTTCACTACTTAATCATGGTCTTTACTCTAGAGGAAGACTCTTTTGTTTTTCAGTTAAACTTAAAGACACACCAGGCCAGCTTGTTAAAATAGCTCAAATACTTGCCCAGTTAGGTGCCAATGTCGTAAAACTTGATCATAATCAGTTTAAGGCACTTGATCGTCTCACTTACGTTGCACTTGAAGTAACCGTTGAAACCAACGGTCATCATCATATTAAAGAAATTACAAGCACTTTGGAGAGCGAAGGCTACCATATTGAAGTTATTTACTAA
- a CDS encoding permease prefix domain 1-containing protein, translating into MISKIRNKVDELFEEAPQTKKAFELKEELIVNLTEKYNDLASLGKPPEEAYNNVIASIGDVDELIRGLKQNDVLSVEREEKERKKTAMVVAGSVGLYILSVISLITLVAVVGVDGVIAVMVFLVIAGASTCMLIYHFMSKPNYIKADETLVEEFKAWKQGHAQKNQLCKSLISIMWTLITAIYLIISFTLHIWAYSWIIFIIGAVIEQIIKLVFDMRNTRE; encoded by the coding sequence ATGATTAGTAAAATAAGAAATAAAGTAGATGAATTATTTGAGGAGGCACCTCAAACAAAAAAAGCATTTGAACTAAAAGAAGAACTTATTGTCAATCTAACCGAGAAATACAATGACTTGGCTAGTTTAGGTAAGCCACCCGAAGAGGCTTATAATAATGTCATTGCAAGTATTGGAGATGTTGATGAACTTATAAGAGGGCTTAAACAAAATGATGTGTTAAGTGTTGAAAGAGAAGAAAAGGAACGTAAAAAAACAGCAATGGTTGTAGCAGGTTCTGTAGGTTTATATATTCTGAGTGTAATTTCGCTTATCACGCTTGTAGCAGTAGTTGGAGTAGATGGCGTTATAGCAGTTATGGTGTTTTTAGTTATAGCTGGTGCGTCTACATGTATGCTTATTTATCACTTTATGTCAAAACCAAATTATATAAAAGCAGATGAAACATTAGTAGAAGAGTTCAAAGCGTGGAAGCAAGGGCATGCTCAAAAAAATCAGCTATGTAAATCACTTATATCTATTATGTGGACACTGATTACTGCTATTTATCTTATTATAAGTTTTACACTTCATATATGGGCATATTCGTGGATTATATTTATAATAGGTGCAGTTATTGAACAGATTATTAAGTTAGTATTTGATATGCGTAATACGAGGGAGTGA
- a CDS encoding DHH family phosphoesterase produces the protein MKLSDLNNYSRIVIQCHDNPDPDSIGAGYALYKFFENENKEVSLIYSGKLKITKPNILMLIEEFDIPIQYVEKIDIEGLLITVDCQYGAGNVTKLNARDIAIIDHHLPEVDEIARSEIRSFLASTCTLVWDLISKESFNINEHIDIATALYYGLFTDSGGFSEINHPLDKDMQESLIIDNSVMRKLKSSVLTLRELEIAGMALIRHSYNVVNKFVLVKAQECDPNILGFISDLALQVDSVYVCVVYNQINRGIKFSVRSCVKEIMANELAAYLAEGIGSGGGHIEKAGGFISQKEFDKRHAYLNADEYFLRRLTRYYRSFDVIYSIEDYGEIDDMQLYKKRALPVGFVPLTDILPDNTPIVIRTLEGDLDLLANQDIYAMIGIKGEVYPTTKEKFEKNYTVLEEQYDLELEYFPSIRNKKDSSTIHLRQYAKKCISKGESYIYARPLKKAVKVFTAWDREKYMYGKIGDYLAVKKDDNRDIYVIEKEIFAQTYDKL, from the coding sequence ATGAAGCTTTCGGATTTAAACAATTATTCGAGGATAGTGATTCAATGCCATGATAATCCAGACCCAGACAGCATAGGCGCAGGATATGCTTTGTATAAATTTTTTGAAAATGAAAATAAAGAGGTTAGCCTTATTTACAGCGGAAAACTTAAGATCACTAAACCCAATATTCTAATGCTCATTGAGGAATTTGATATCCCTATACAATATGTAGAAAAAATAGATATTGAAGGGTTGCTTATAACCGTAGATTGTCAATATGGAGCAGGAAATGTTACAAAACTTAATGCAAGAGATATAGCTATTATAGATCATCATCTGCCCGAGGTAGATGAGATAGCAAGATCTGAAATAAGAAGTTTTTTGGCAAGTACTTGTACATTAGTGTGGGATCTTATAAGTAAAGAAAGTTTTAATATTAATGAACATATTGATATTGCTACAGCACTATACTATGGACTTTTTACAGATAGCGGGGGGTTCTCAGAAATCAATCATCCACTTGATAAGGATATGCAAGAGAGTCTTATAATAGATAATAGTGTCATGAGAAAGCTAAAAAGTTCTGTGCTTACTCTAAGAGAACTTGAAATTGCAGGGATGGCACTTATAAGACATTCTTATAATGTAGTGAATAAATTTGTACTTGTAAAAGCGCAGGAGTGTGATCCTAATATACTAGGTTTTATAAGCGATTTGGCACTTCAAGTAGATAGCGTTTATGTATGTGTGGTTTATAATCAAATTAATAGAGGAATTAAATTTTCTGTTAGAAGTTGTGTTAAAGAGATTATGGCCAATGAACTTGCAGCTTACCTCGCAGAAGGTATAGGCTCTGGAGGGGGGCATATAGAAAAAGCAGGAGGATTTATTAGTCAAAAAGAATTTGACAAAAGGCATGCGTACCTTAATGCGGATGAATATTTTTTAAGAAGACTTACAAGGTATTATAGGTCATTTGATGTTATTTATAGTATAGAAGACTATGGCGAAATAGATGACATGCAGCTTTATAAAAAAAGAGCTCTGCCAGTTGGTTTTGTACCCTTAACAGATATATTACCTGATAATACACCCATTGTTATAAGAACGCTTGAGGGAGATCTTGATTTGCTGGCCAATCAAGATATTTATGCCATGATTGGCATAAAAGGAGAGGTATATCCTACTACAAAAGAAAAGTTTGAAAAGAATTATACAGTTTTAGAAGAGCAATATGACTTAGAACTTGAATACTTTCCTAGTATAAGAAATAAAAAAGACAGCAGCACCATACATCTGCGCCAGTACGCCAAAAAGTGCATTTCAAAAGGCGAAAGTTACATTTATGCGAGACCTCTAAAAAAGGCTGTTAAAGTGTTTACCGCATGGGATAGAGAAAAATATATGTATGGCAAGATCGGCGATTATCTGGCGGTTAAAAAAGATGACAACAGAGATATTTATGTGATAGAAAAGGAAATTTTCGCGCAAACTTATGATAAACTCTAA
- a CDS encoding metal-dependent transcriptional regulator, with protein MKEVKEFHTVRGYQMLNSEQKLLTSSMEDYLEMIYRICIKEGYIRINQLALKLNVRPSSTTKIVQKLKHLGLIEYQKYAIIQLTDEGQKIGQFLLKRHEIIEAFLRKLGIEETLLKDTEMMEHDMSLNTVKSLDLFNKFLEDNPEIIEQYKMFKERCYKEISFESNQ; from the coding sequence TTGAAGGAAGTAAAAGAATTTCATACCGTTAGAGGCTATCAAATGTTAAATTCAGAGCAGAAGTTATTAACTTCAAGTATGGAAGATTACTTGGAAATGATTTATCGTATTTGTATAAAGGAGGGTTATATTCGTATTAATCAATTAGCATTAAAATTAAATGTAAGGCCTTCATCAACGACTAAAATTGTTCAAAAACTTAAGCACTTAGGACTTATAGAGTACCAAAAATATGCGATTATACAACTAACTGATGAAGGACAGAAGATTGGTCAGTTTCTTTTAAAAAGACATGAGATTATTGAAGCGTTTTTAAGAAAACTTGGGATAGAAGAGACGCTGCTTAAAGATACAGAAATGATGGAACATGATATGAGCCTTAACACAGTAAAAAGCTTAGACCTATTCAATAAGTTTTTAGAGGATAATCCTGAGATCATTGAACAGTATAAGATGTTTAAAGAGAGATGCTATAAAGAGATTAGTTTCGAATCCAACCAATAA
- a CDS encoding DUF4097 family beta strand repeat-containing protein, with protein sequence MKKIRILQIIELIILVIIAIGLISFLSSVSKKSMHENNNEGFSFNFDFDLSSGESKNLKVLKEEQVSGAGIQEIELKFNSTNIEIAITDDKTINIIESAVRKLNEDELFTLVNQNGKLIVEAGKRRQRFILFGAGFNRHKVKLLLPKTYTQDLKISTSSGDVKILSDLKLRDIDVNQASGDFRADYMITAQNFNGDLASGDIRMKYLESGKYALSTASGDITIDFIKGSGDIETRSGDIRFKELIGGKYNLSSASGDISLKNVYGSGEIKTASGDIRAAYQEIQEYSKLSATSGDIDIALAEGISFEMEAKCISGEIQGTLDMDYKNRKASEAKAVIGQGPYATLTINTASGDITVNQN encoded by the coding sequence GTGAAAAAAATAAGAATCCTGCAAATTATTGAACTCATTATATTAGTTATTATAGCGATAGGTCTTATTAGTTTTTTAAGTAGTGTAAGTAAAAAAAGTATGCATGAAAATAATAATGAGGGCTTTAGTTTTAATTTTGATTTTGATCTATCATCTGGAGAAAGCAAAAATCTTAAAGTATTAAAAGAAGAGCAAGTAAGTGGTGCAGGAATACAAGAAATAGAACTTAAATTTAATAGCACCAATATAGAGATAGCTATAACAGATGATAAGACTATAAATATTATAGAGAGTGCGGTTAGAAAATTAAATGAAGATGAATTATTTACTCTTGTTAATCAAAATGGTAAACTTATAGTAGAAGCTGGTAAAAGAAGACAACGATTTATTTTATTTGGAGCGGGTTTTAATCGACATAAAGTAAAATTATTACTTCCCAAAACATATACACAAGATTTAAAGATTAGTACTTCTTCAGGTGATGTTAAAATACTTAGTGATTTGAAACTAAGAGACATAGACGTAAATCAAGCTTCAGGAGATTTCAGGGCAGATTATATGATAACTGCACAGAATTTTAATGGTGATTTGGCTTCTGGAGATATAAGAATGAAGTATTTAGAGAGCGGTAAGTATGCCTTAAGTACAGCTTCAGGAGACATAACTATAGATTTTATAAAAGGTTCAGGGGATATAGAAACAAGATCTGGAGATATTAGGTTTAAAGAACTTATAGGCGGAAAGTACAATCTTAGTTCAGCATCAGGAGATATAAGTCTGAAAAACGTATACGGTTCAGGAGAGATAAAAACAGCGTCCGGGGATATAAGAGCAGCTTATCAGGAAATCCAAGAATATTCTAAGCTAAGTGCGACCTCAGGGGATATTGATATAGCACTTGCAGAAGGCATCAGTTTTGAAATGGAGGCTAAATGTATATCCGGGGAGATACAAGGTACACTTGATATGGATTATAAAAATAGAAAAGCGAGTGAAGCTAAAGCAGTAATTGGCCAGGGGCCATACGCGACACTGACAATAAATACAGCATCGGGAGATATTACAGTCAATCAAAACTAA
- a CDS encoding exodeoxyribonuclease III produces the protein MQLISWNVNGLRACVTKGFLDFFKTIDADIFCLQEIKLQEGQIELDLPGYHQYFNYAQKKGYSGTAIFSKKEALSVDYGIGIPQHDTEGRVITLEFDSFYMVTVYTPNAQSELARIDYRMEWEQDFRKYLMKLDENKPVILCGDLNVAHQPIDLKNPKANEGNAGYSPQEREQFSKLLDAGFIDTYRYFYPDKEGSYSWWSYRFRARQNNAGWRIDYFVVSKRLKDYLADATIYSETLGSDHCPVGLEINLK, from the coding sequence ATGCAACTTATATCATGGAATGTAAATGGTTTAAGAGCTTGTGTGACTAAAGGTTTTTTAGATTTTTTTAAAACAATAGACGCAGATATTTTTTGTCTTCAGGAGATTAAGCTGCAAGAGGGGCAAATAGAGCTGGACCTTCCGGGATATCATCAGTATTTTAATTATGCACAAAAAAAAGGTTATTCAGGAACAGCCATTTTTTCGAAAAAAGAAGCACTGAGTGTAGACTATGGCATAGGCATACCACAGCATGATACAGAAGGAAGGGTTATTACTTTAGAGTTTGACAGCTTTTATATGGTTACAGTGTACACACCTAATGCTCAAAGTGAGCTTGCACGTATTGATTATCGTATGGAATGGGAACAGGATTTTAGGAAATACCTAATGAAGTTAGATGAGAATAAACCGGTTATTTTATGTGGAGATCTCAATGTTGCACATCAACCTATTGACTTAAAAAACCCTAAGGCAAATGAAGGAAATGCGGGGTATAGCCCACAAGAAAGAGAACAATTTAGCAAGCTTCTAGATGCCGGATTTATAGATACTTATCGTTATTTCTATCCTGATAAGGAAGGATCTTATAGTTGGTGGTCCTATAGATTTAGAGCAAGACAAAATAACGCAGGATGGAGAATCGATTATTTTGTGGTATCTAAGAGACTTAAAGATTATTTAGCAGATGCCACTATTTATTCTGAGACACTAGGGTCTGACCATTGTCCAGTAGGACTTGAAATAAACTTAAAGTAA
- a CDS encoding SoxR reducing system RseC family protein: MPIGIVEKIEGEYAIVQIKRQDMCGDCHACDAVHEAKSCTLKCINNVSSKVGDTVEISADNKTFLKATFIMYGLPLAGLIVGILVGYVISAFISQIDSELLMILGAVLGMMMTFVIIKNRDKKNKYNKMLPHIISIKNSTY; this comes from the coding sequence ATGCCAATTGGAATAGTAGAAAAGATTGAAGGAGAGTATGCGATTGTTCAGATTAAAAGGCAGGATATGTGCGGAGATTGTCATGCTTGTGATGCTGTCCATGAAGCTAAATCATGTACATTAAAGTGTATTAACAATGTGTCTAGTAAGGTTGGGGATACGGTTGAAATATCTGCAGATAATAAAACTTTTTTAAAAGCTACTTTTATAATGTATGGACTTCCACTGGCTGGGCTAATAGTTGGTATTTTAGTAGGGTATGTTATTTCAGCTTTTATATCACAGATAGATTCTGAGTTGTTGATGATCCTAGGTGCAGTACTAGGTATGATGATGACATTTGTGATCATAAAAAATAGAGATAAGAAAAATAAATATAACAAGATGCTGCCGCATATTATAAGCATAAAAAATAGCACCTACTAA
- a CDS encoding GNAT family N-acetyltransferase has protein sequence MQGVNIELLKEEETEELSNVILEVFDEFVAGDFLEEGITLFKEFIAPLSLKDREENGEAFTLLAKYQGKIIGTISIKDKDHIALFFVNKTYHGQGVGKLLFTQALDKILLSDSGQVKKITVNAYPSSVEVYKSLGFKVQGEGDLQETNGIVYLPMELILQ, from the coding sequence ATGCAAGGTGTAAATATTGAACTACTTAAAGAAGAAGAAACTGAAGAACTAAGCAATGTGATTTTAGAGGTTTTTGATGAGTTTGTTGCTGGAGATTTCTTAGAAGAAGGTATTACATTATTTAAAGAATTTATAGCACCGTTATCCTTAAAAGACAGGGAGGAGAATGGAGAGGCATTTACACTTCTAGCTAAATACCAAGGTAAAATTATAGGAACTATTTCCATTAAAGATAAAGACCATATTGCACTGTTTTTTGTAAACAAAACTTATCATGGGCAAGGCGTAGGCAAGCTCTTATTTACACAGGCGCTGGATAAGATTCTTTTGAGTGATAGCGGACAAGTCAAGAAAATAACAGTTAATGCGTATCCAAGTTCAGTAGAAGTTTATAAAAGTTTAGGTTTTAAAGTTCAAGGAGAAGGGGATCTTCAAGAAACAAACGGCATTGTCTATTTACCGATGGAGCTCATTTTGCAGTAG
- a CDS encoding nitrite reductase, protein MGKHYGNLQKVKEGKRRYAITPYIPGGFITAEQLIKIGEIVKKYKGVIKITSGQRLLITDLKEEDLEAIWDELDMQPAVKEQNSVKNVEMCPAGYCKRSKYNTISTGMRLARKYQWQSMPCRTKIGVAGCRNACGSVYSKDVGVIADVSGFRVVAGGSSGFHPRLADIIAENLTEKEALELVDRVMICYKEQAEPGEKLGFLIDRIGVEAFKRYSGI, encoded by the coding sequence ATGGGAAAACATTATGGTAATTTACAAAAAGTAAAAGAAGGAAAACGTCGTTATGCTATTACGCCGTATATCCCAGGTGGATTTATTACAGCAGAACAACTGATTAAAATAGGAGAAATCGTCAAAAAATATAAGGGGGTTATTAAGATTACATCAGGGCAAAGGCTGCTTATAACAGATCTTAAAGAAGAAGATTTGGAAGCTATTTGGGATGAATTAGATATGCAGCCTGCTGTTAAGGAGCAAAATAGTGTTAAAAATGTAGAAATGTGCCCGGCTGGTTATTGCAAAAGATCAAAGTATAATACGATATCAACGGGCATGAGGTTAGCGCGCAAATATCAGTGGCAATCTATGCCTTGCAGGACTAAAATAGGGGTTGCGGGATGCAGAAATGCTTGTGGAAGTGTTTATAGTAAAGATGTGGGAGTCATAGCAGATGTTTCAGGATTTCGTGTGGTAGCTGGAGGGAGCAGTGGCTTTCATCCAAGACTTGCAGATATAATAGCAGAAAATCTTACGGAAAAAGAAGCTTTAGAGTTAGTAGACCGCGTTATGATATGCTATAAAGAACAGGCAGAGCCAGGAGAGAAATTAGGATTTTTGATAGATCGTATAGGAGTTGAGGCATTTAAAAGATATTCCGGGATATAA
- a CDS encoding aldo/keto reductase, with protein sequence MIYRQYGQTDKEVSIIGFGGMRFLEEDFQEGNYEKCAELINYAREKGINYFDTAPLYCDDQSEKILGYAFSQMKKDFFVATKTSTHVTGDKTSDDVLRRIETSLSRLKIDKINFMHLWCVLDYDMFERYTQKGGLFEGFLKAKARGLVEHIALSTHASGEDIEKMLETELFEGVLLGYNATNFAFREKGLEAAKRLKRAVVTMNPLGGGLIPQRADYYAFLKQNAEDTVAKAAIRFNASHPEITVTLCGFSNKEQVDEACEAIKDLKPITDAEKLQIKSHLKASLNNVCTGCGYCDDCPKGIAIPKLMDAYNQYIITDKEEDILRRIKNHWQIKAEKGGALQCTACGKCERACTQKLPIIERLREISAL encoded by the coding sequence ATGATTTATCGACAATATGGACAAACAGACAAAGAGGTTTCCATCATAGGATTTGGTGGTATGAGATTTTTAGAGGAAGACTTTCAAGAGGGAAACTATGAAAAGTGTGCAGAACTTATAAACTATGCACGAGAAAAAGGAATCAATTATTTTGATACTGCGCCTTTGTATTGTGATGACCAAAGTGAGAAAATACTGGGGTATGCTTTTTCGCAAATGAAAAAAGATTTTTTTGTTGCCACTAAAACATCTACCCATGTAACGGGGGATAAGACAAGTGATGATGTTCTTAGACGGATAGAAACATCTCTTTCGCGTCTAAAAATAGATAAAATTAACTTTATGCACTTATGGTGTGTTTTAGATTATGATATGTTTGAAAGATATACCCAAAAAGGAGGCCTATTTGAAGGGTTTTTAAAGGCTAAGGCACGTGGACTTGTTGAGCATATAGCCCTTTCTACTCATGCGAGTGGAGAGGATATTGAGAAAATGTTAGAAACGGAGCTTTTTGAGGGTGTTTTGTTGGGGTATAATGCTACTAATTTTGCTTTTCGTGAAAAAGGTTTAGAGGCAGCAAAACGTCTTAAGCGTGCAGTTGTGACGATGAACCCTCTAGGCGGAGGCCTTATTCCACAGCGAGCAGACTACTATGCTTTTTTAAAACAGAATGCTGAAGATACAGTAGCAAAAGCTGCTATTCGTTTTAATGCGTCACATCCAGAGATAACAGTTACACTTTGTGGGTTTTCAAATAAAGAGCAAGTAGACGAAGCTTGTGAAGCAATTAAAGACTTAAAACCTATAACAGATGCTGAGAAATTGCAAATCAAATCTCATCTTAAGGCCTCACTGAACAATGTCTGTACAGGCTGTGGATATTGCGATGATTGTCCAAAAGGTATAGCTATTCCTAAGTTGATGGATGCATATAATCAGTACATTATTACAGATAAAGAAGAGGATATTTTAAGACGTATTAAAAATCATTGGCAGATCAAAGCGGAAAAAGGGGGAGCGCTGCAGTGCACAGCCTGTGGTAAGTGTGAACGTGCTTGTACGCAAAAGCTTCCTATTATAGAAAGACTTCGTGAAATATCAGCTTTATAG
- a CDS encoding undecaprenyl diphosphate synthase family protein — MRVPSHIGIIPDGNRRWAEDQGMTKDKGYNLGIDPGLEAFRLCKQAGVKEVTYYGFTTDNTKRPAIQRQAFTQACIDAVNLLAAQDAELLVVGNSESSMFPKELIPYTTRKKIGKGGIRVNFLVNYGWEWDIQDISNQTRNRKQINEQIKSSDISRIDLIIRWGGRRRLSGFLPIQSVYADFYVIEDYWPSFKEEHFYDALNWYAQQDITLGG; from the coding sequence ATGAGAGTACCGAGTCATATAGGTATTATTCCTGATGGTAATAGAAGATGGGCCGAAGATCAGGGGATGACAAAAGATAAGGGGTATAATTTAGGGATAGATCCAGGGCTTGAGGCTTTTAGGCTCTGTAAACAAGCGGGTGTTAAAGAAGTTACATATTATGGGTTTACGACTGATAACACCAAAAGACCTGCTATACAAAGACAGGCTTTTACCCAAGCTTGTATAGATGCTGTTAACTTGCTTGCAGCTCAAGATGCAGAACTTTTAGTAGTAGGCAATAGTGAGTCAAGCATGTTTCCCAAAGAGCTGATTCCCTATACGACTAGAAAAAAAATAGGAAAAGGCGGTATTCGTGTTAACTTCTTAGTTAATTATGGATGGGAATGGGATATTCAAGATATCAGCAACCAAACGCGTAATAGAAAGCAGATTAACGAGCAAATTAAGTCGAGCGATATATCACGTATAGACCTTATTATTAGATGGGGTGGAAGAAGAAGATTGAGTGGTTTTTTACCTATACAGTCTGTGTATGCAGATTTTTATGTAATAGAGGACTATTGGCCTAGCTTTAAAGAAGAGCATTTTTATGATGCACTTAATTGGTATGCCCAGCAGGATATAACACTTGGGGGATAA